AGTCAATATTTGCAATAGTAGCCACCCACGCCCCTCTAAACTCGCTTTTTGGAATGCTAGTTTTAATGTTGACAGCCTTAAATTCAGGAATTTCCACTTCTTTTTGAAATGATTCCAGAGGCTTTTTTGAGCAAGAATAAAATAAAACGATTAGTATTGTAGCCGAAGCAAGCAGTTTGAGCATTAAATGCACTTTTTATTTCGGCTTAAAAATACCACAAAAAGTATGATTAAAGTATTTTTTGCTACATTTGCTTCGTTATCACAAAGAGACGACTCTCTAAAAAGTTTTATCGTTTTGAACAAACGAAAATTTCCCAACAGTAAAGTATGAAAGAATACGGAAGCAATATCCAAAAGCTGGTGGAGCATGTAATTTCTGTACCAGACAAGGACAAACGCACCAAACACGCACATATACTTATAGAACTAATGCGTCAAATTCATCCTCAAATGAGAGATGGAAATGACTATTCAAAAAAACTATGGGATGACCTTTACATCATGGCCAACTTTGACCTTGATGTAGACAGTCCATTCCCGCCACCTCCAAAAGAGATTTTAGGTAAAAGGCCTCCAAAAATGCCTTATAGGCAGGCCAATCTTAAGCATAAGTACTACGGAAGAAATATTGAACTTTTAGTACTTAAGGCCGTAGCTACCGAATCTTATGACGAACGTAAGGCCTTTGTGTCTTACCTAGTAAAGCTCATGCAAAACTCTTTCTTGGCTTGGAATAAAGATAATATCCAGACAGAAACTGTGTTGCAGCAAATACTGGACATGTCAGGTTATAAACTTCAA
This sequence is a window from Arcticibacterium luteifluviistationis. Protein-coding genes within it:
- a CDS encoding DUF4290 domain-containing protein; the protein is MKEYGSNIQKLVEHVISVPDKDKRTKHAHILIELMRQIHPQMRDGNDYSKKLWDDLYIMANFDLDVDSPFPPPPKEILGKRPPKMPYRQANLKHKYYGRNIELLVLKAVATESYDERKAFVSYLVKLMQNSFLAWNKDNIQTETVLQQILDMSGYKLQDEVDAIRKDGLVPDANPKDGNRVPNRFNNAQTFRKNQSTGGNSNSGKRFKNNKNKGGKFKQRRRY